Below is a genomic region from Actinomyces weissii.
CGGGGACCTGGTGCTGGACCGGACCGCCCGGCGGGTGGAGCTGGCGGGCCGTGAGCTGAGCCTGACGCCCAAGGCGGTCACTCTGCTGGACTACCTCATGAGCCACCCCGGCGAGCTGCACACCCGGGAGGCGCTGCTGTCGTCCCTGTGGGGCATCGACTTCGCCTCCTCCACCCGGGCCGTGGACCACCGGGTGCGGGAGATCCGCCAGGTGCTCGGTGACGACGCCTCCGCCCCCACCTACATTGAGACCGTGCCCTCCGTGGGCTACCGCTTCCGCGCGCAGGTACACGCATGAGCGCTCCCGCTCCCCCACGCGGCCAGCGCCTGCCCGCCCCCAGCCGCCACGCGGTGCTGTCGGGGGCGGGCACCCTGGTGCTGGTTGGCCTAGCGGCCCTGGCCCTGTACCAGGGCGCCAGCGGGCTTGAGCTCACGCTGCGCTCCTCCCTGTGGCAGGTGGTGCTGGTGGCTGGAGGGCTGGCCTGGTCCGCAGGGGCCGGCCTGTACGCCCTGCACCTGCGTGCCCTGCGCTCCCAGGCCCGCCTCCGCGAGGAGCTGCACCAGCAGGCACGCGACCACCACCGCCAGTTCCTGCGGCGCCTGGACCACGAGCTCAAGAACCCCCTCACCGCCGTGCGCGCGGCAGCCGCCGACGCCGCCAGCAACGCCCCTGGCGCCATCGCCACCAACCTGGAGGTCATCGAGTCCCAGTCCCGCCGCATGAGCAGGCTGCTGACCGACCTGCGTAAGCTCGCCGACCTGGAGACCGCGCCGCTGTCAGTTGAGGACGTGGACCTGGCCGAGACCGTCACCGACGCCGTCGAGGCCGTCACCCAGGAGGCGCAGGCCCACGGGGGCCGGGCCCACGTCCGCCTGGACCTGCCCCAGGTCCCCTGGCCCCTGCCCCACGTGCGTGGTGACGGTGACCTGCTGTACTCGGCGATCTACAACCTGGTCTCCAACGCCGTGAAGTACACCCCGCCCGGTGGCGTGGTCGAGGTACGCGGTCGTGAGGACCAGGGCCTGGTGACCATTGAGGTCGCCGACACCGGCATAGGCGTGCCCCCAGCGGAGATAGAGACGGTCTTCCGGGAGCTGGGCAGGGCCTCCAACGCCTGCGGCCTGCCCGGCTCAGGACTGGGCCTGGCCCTGGCCCGCACCATCGCCGAGAGGCACTGCGGCCTGTTGGGCATGAGCTCGCGCGAGACCGTGGGCACCAGGGTGTGGCTCACCCTGCCGGTCAGCGGCCCCCGCACCAGCGCTGATGATGTCGCGTAACTGCGACAGCCGGGCGACCCGGGGGCGACACCCCGGCAAATAGACTCCTAGTAACACAGGTCACACAGCAAACCCGGCCCAAGCACCTCCGGCCAAGCTCTCAGCGCCACCGAGAAACAGGAGTCACCATGAGCCTGACCACCCGCACCCTACGTCTGGCTGCCGCCCTGGCTGCAGCCCTCAGCCTGACGGCCACCGCCGCCTGCGAGGTCAGGCTGACCGCCAAGGACGATCCCAGCCCCGCCGCAGCCAGCCCTCAGGCAGACGCCCCTACGCAGGGCACCGCGGCACACGCCGCGGAGGACGCCACCGCCAACGGTGCACCAGGAGGGGCAACCGCGCCCAGCGTCCAGCCACCCGTCCAGCCACCAGCCCCCGGCGGCGCCCCCAGTGCTGAGGGGCAAAGCGCCCCGGAAGCCACCTGCCCCTGGCTGGCCCAGGAGGCTGAGGGCAGCTCCCCCGTGACCGCGCCTGGCCCCCACTACATACTCAACCAGAACCACGAGGAGCTCTGGATCCAGAACGACCTGGAGCAGCTCACGGTGCTGTCAACCAACAACGAGGTCGCCGTGAACAAGGTGGACCACATCGTCGTGTCCGGCCAGAACGCCACCGTCTACGCCTGCAACGTCAAGACCATCACCATTGAGGCCCGGGCAGGCAACGCCGACATCTACTGGGGAGGCACCACCCCGCCAGTAGTCCACGACCACGGCCACAACACCGACGTCGAGCCCTACAGGAAGTAGGCCCTGACATGCGCACCACACTCACCGCCCTCAGCGCTGCGGCAGCGCTAGGCGCCAGCTCCCTGGCCCTGAGTGCCTGCTCCGCCAGCACCCCGTTCAGCCAACCCGCGCCCAGCGCCCCGGCCAGCCAACCCGCTGCCAAGGCGTCCGCCACAGCCGCTGGTCCCGCGCAGGGCACAGGTGCCACCAGCGCGGGCACCGCCAACGCCCCCGGACCCACCGTGCCCGGCTACGCCTACGGGCAGATCCCGCCCGTCCCCCTGTTCACCGTCCCGGACCTAGGGACCCTGACCGCTGACCGGGGAGCCTTCCCCACCAGCCTCACCAGCCCACTGACCTCCGTGCCCGGCGTCACCGTCGGCCCGGCCCGCTGTGACAGCGCCGGGGTGATCACCACAGGCTCGTCAACGACCGTCCTCGGGGGCGACGGCTCAGGCACCTACCAGGACAGCTCTAGGACCATCGTCAACTACGGCGACGGGGCGGGCACCTACACCGACGGCGCGGCCACGGTCGTGAGCTACGGGGACGGGTCGGGAAGCTACACCAGCCCCACCGTGTCAGCGGTCCTGTACGGGGACGGTTCGGGCAACTACACCGACCAGACCCGCTCCGTGGTCGTCTACGGCGGCGGCGCGGGCACCTACTCCAACAGCCAGACCACTGAGACGATCACGGTCTACGGCGGCGGCTCAGGCACCTACACCTCAGGCGCGGGGGTCTCCATCACCAACTACGGAGACGGCTCTGGCACCTACACCGCCCCCGGGATCACGATCGTCAACTACGGGGACGGCACCGGCACCGTCAACGGCGTGTCCGGTGTCCAGATGGACCCCCTGGCAGCTGTCGGTGACATCGGCTCACTGCCGAAGATGGCGGCCTTCAGCCCGGTGGAGTCCTGCGGCACCGTCATAAGCCTGGACTCCTCCCTGCTGTTCGACTTTGACTCCTACCAGCTGCGCCCCGAGGCCCAGGAGGTCCTACGCAACCTGACCACCGTGCTCAACGAGGCCCAGGCACCCCAGGCCCAGGTCGTGGGACACACTGACTCCCTGGCGGACGACGCCTACAACCAGACCCTGTCTGAGCAGCGCGCCCAGGCCGTGGCCAGCCAGCTGCAGGCCAACGGCGCCACCACGAGCCTGACCGTCACCGGGTACGGGGAGACCAGGCCGGTTGCGCCCAACACCAATGCTGACGGCTCAGACAACCCCGCCGGGCGCCAGCTCAACCGCCGCGTGGAGATACTCGTTCCCTCGTTCTGAGGCACGCCCTGCCGCTGCCCGCCCAGCGCCCCGGCCTGGGCGGGCAGCGGCACGTACCGGCCCGGCCACCTGTAGGCTCCTGGGCCTGCGAGGCCGTTCAGGACTGTACCTCTGCTGAGGGCTCCTGCCAGTGCGCAGGCAGGCCCTGCTAACCGCCCGGACCTGCCTCATTTGGCCTCCCAGGAACCCCTGCCCAAAGTAGGGTATGACCATGGCTTCTCCACGCGTCCTGGCAATCATTCTCGCAGGCGGTGAAGGCAAACGGCTTATGCCTTTGACCGTCGACCGCGCCAAGCCTGCAGTGCCTTTCGGGGGTATCTACAGGCTGATCGACTTCTCCCTGTCAAACATGATCAACTCAGGTTTCCTGAAGGTCGTGGTGCTCACCCAGTACAAGTCCCACTCGCTGGACCGGCACATCTCCAAGACCTGGCGCATGTCAGACATGCTGGGCAACTACATCGCCCCGGTCCCGGCCCAGCAGCGCGTGGGCAAGCACTGGTTCCTGGGCAGCGCGGACGCGATCTTCCAGTCCCTGAACCTGCTCGACGACGAGCGGCCCGACTACGTCGTCATCACCGGGGCGGACAACATCTACCGCATGGACTTCTCCCAGATGCTGGAGCACCACATCGCCTCGGGACTGCCCCTGACGGTGGCGGGTATCCGCCAGCCGCGCTCCCTGGCTGACCAGTTCGGCATCATCGAGACCGACCCGGGCGACCCGGGCCGTATCAAGGCCTTCGTGGAGAAGCCCAAGGAGACGCCGGGACTGCCCGACTCCCCTGACGAGGTGCTCGCCTCCATGGGCAACTACATCATGAACGCCGACGCGCTCCTGGAGGCCGTTACGGTGGACGCGAGCATCGAGGAGTCCAAGCACGACATGGGCGGCAACATCGTGCCCTGGTTCGTGTCGCAGCAGGCTGCCGGGGTCTACGACTTCAAGGACAACGACATCCCTGGTGCCTCGGACCGCGACCGCGACTACTGGCGGGACGTGGGTACCGTGGACGCCTTCTACGAGGCCCACCTGGACCTCATCAGCGTCAACCCCGTGTTCAACCTCTACAACTCCAGCTGGCCGCTGTTCGCGGGCTACACCAACTCCATGCCGCCGGCCAAGTTCGTCTACGGCTACCACGAGCGGCTGGGGCACGCCATCGACTCGATCGTCTCCCCCGGGGTAATCGTCTCCGGCGGTGAGGTCATCTCCTCGGTGCTCTCCCCCCAGGTCCGGGTCAACTCCTGGTCCTCGGTCCGCGAGTCGGTGCTGATGGACGGCGTCATGGTGGGCCGCAACACGGTGGTCAACCGCGCCATCCTGGACAAGTACGTGCGTGTGGAGGAAGGCGCGATGGTTGGTATCGACCACGAGCACGACCGGGCGCGCGGCTTCACCGTCACCGAGTCCGGCATCACCGTGGTGGCCAAGGGCCAGGTGGTCACCAGCTGAGCCCCAGGTGCCCCGCCCCGGGCGGGAGCATCCAGGACCTGCGTAGCGGGGGCCGCCTCGGCTCCCGCTACGCTCTGTCTATGGCCACTGAGTCTCTGGGCGCCGCCCCCGCCACCCCCCGCACCACCGGGGCCCTGACCAGCGGGCCCCTGACCACGCAGGGGCCCGGGCTGCTGGTCATGGACATTGACTCCACCCTGATCGAGCAGGAGGTCATTGAGCTGATCGCCGAGCACGCTGGCACCCGCGACCTGGTGGCGGAGGTGACGGAGCGGGCCATGCGCGGCGAGCTGGACTTCGCCAGCTCCCTGCGGGAGCGGGTGGCCACTCTCCGGGGACTGCCCGTCCAGGTGCTGGAGGAGGTGCGGGCACAGGTGGTGCCCACCACCGGAGCACCGGAGCTGATCGCGGCCCTGCACCAGCGCGGCTGCCTGGTGGGGGTGGTCTCGGGCGGCTTCGAGGAGGTGGCGGTCCCCCTGGCGCAGGATCTGGGCATAGACCACGTGGCTGCCAACCGCCTGGAGGTCCAGGACGGCCACCTCACCGGCCGGGTGCTGGGGCGGGTGGTGGACGGCACCGAGAAGCTCCGCTGCCTGCGGGCCTGGGCCGCGCAGCGCCAGGTGCCTATGGCACGCACCGTGGCTGTGGGTGACGGCGCCAACGACCTCGCCATGATCGCGGCCGCCGGTCTGGGGGTGGCCTTCTGCGCCAAGCCGGTGGTGCGGGAGCAGGCACCCGCCAGCGTCAACGTCCGCGACCTGCGGGCGGTCCTGGAGCTGTTCTAGGCCGGTGCTCGCCTGCTGGGCAGGCCGCGGCTCAGGCAGGTGCCCACAAGCCCCAGCAGCCACTGGCAGCCCCTGGCGTTCCCCGGAGTACCCCGGCGGCTAGTACCCCCGCCTGCCTGGTGCGCCGTCGCTTGTACCTGAGACCTCTCAGCGGCGGGTGGTGAATACCTCCCGGATGCGGGCGGACCCGATCTGCAGCTGCGCCCAGGTGCTGGACACCTCGATCACGACGGCGGTGGCGGTGGGGACCCCGAAGGAGATCTCCGCGGCCTGGGCGTCGTCGGCGTCGTGCAGCAGACGGGCCAGGGAGGAGATGGTGGGCTCGTGCCCCACCACCGCGACGGCGCTGGCCGTCTCCGGAACCGTGTTGATGAGGTCCAGGACGCCACCGGGACCGGTCTCGTAGATGGCGGGCTCCACCCGCGTCTCCTCCGGGGCCAGGTGGGCGGCTAGAGGGGCAGCGGTCTGGCTCGCCCGGGCCGCCGGCGAGACCAGCAGCAGGTCCAGGCTGCCCACCCGGTGCGCCAGCTCCTGGGCAAGGGCCTCAGCCATCTCCCGGCCCCGCTTGGTCAAGGGGCGGTCGATGTCGCTCGGCGCGTCATGGGAGGCCTTGGAGTGGCGCACGAGGACAAGGGTTCTTAGGGTCACGTAATCAGGTTACGGCAAGGAGGTGGGCGGCTCCGACTCAGCCGAGGCTCAGCGTGCCTCCGCCGTCGCAGGGCAGCACCTGTCCGGTGACCCCAGGCAGCGCCCCGGACAGCAGGGCGAGCACGGTGCGGGCGGCCGCGGCAGGGTCGGCAGGGTCCCAGCCCTGGGGAGCCCGTCCGGCCCAGTCCTCAGCCAGCTGGGGGAACCCGGGGATCGCCTGCGCGGCCGGGGTACTGAGCGGCCCCAGGGAGACCGCGTTCACCTGGACGCCGCTGGGCCCCAGCTCAACCGCCAGGCCGCGCACCGCGGACTCCAGGGCGGCCTTCAAGGGCCCCATCCAGCCGTAGCCCTGGTGCACGTGGCCCGTGTCGAAGGTCAGGGCCACCAGGCTCCCGCCCGGTCCCAGCAGGCTGCGCAGGCCCTCCGCCAGGGCCACCAGGCTGGCAGCAGACACCGTGAAGGCCTGTTCCAGGAGCCGGGCCCGGGTGGCGGTCTCCAGCGGCTGCGCACCGGGCAGGAGGCTGCCCAGCAGACTGGCGTCGGCGTGGGCGACGGCGTGCAGCACGCCGTCCAGCCGTGTCACGCCCCGCGCCTGGAGCTGTTCGCGCAGCTGATCGCCGGAGCCCGGGTCGGCCGCGTCCCAGCTGAGCACAGGTTCCGTGACCCCCAGGCGCCGGGCCTGCGCCGTCGTGAGCCGGGCGGTGGCGGGCGGAGCGGTCAGCAGCACCCGGTCCCCGCCGCGCTGGGCCAGGCGGGCGACGGCGGTAGCGACGGAGCTGGGTCGCAGGACCCCGGTGACCAGGTAGACGGGAGCTGTCCCTGACTGGGTGCCAGCAGCCGCGGCAGGCTGGGGGGCGGGGTCCTGGGGGCTCATACCTCTAGCGTCCCATGCCCAGGCCACCGTCCACGGGCAGGACGGTGCCGGTGATGTAGGAGGCCGCCGGGGAGGCCAGGAACACCACGGGGGCGGCGACCTCCTGGGCGGTGGCCATGCGTCCGATCGGGGTGGCCGCCACGTGCGCCTCCCGCACCACGGTGGGCAAGGAGCTGGTCATGTCCGTGGCCACGAAGCCTGGGGCCACCGCGTTGACCGTGATGCCACGGGGGGCGAGCTCGCGTGCCAGGGAGCGCACCAGGCCCTCCACCCCGGCCTTGGCGGCGCCGTAGGCCACCTGCCCCACCCCGCCCCGCGAGGCGACCACGGAGGAGACCAGCACTATGCGGCCCGAGCGGGCCCGCATCATCTGCGGCAGTACGGCACGCACGGTACGGAACACACCGGTGAGGTCGGTGTCCAGCATGGCCTCCCAGGTGGCGTCCGAGGTCCGGGCCGCCAGGGAGTCGCGCGCGATCCCGGCGCAGGCCACCAGCACCTCCACAGGGCCGTACTCGGCCTCCGCCCGGGCGACGGCCTCAGCCAGGGAGGTCTCGTCGGTGACGTCGGTGGCCAGGCCGAGCGCCCCCTCCGGGACCTCACCGCTGCGGGACAGGCCGACGACGTGCTCACCGGCCTCCAGCATCGCCTGGGCCACCGCACGGCCGATCCCCCGGGAGGCGCCCGTGACCAGCACGGAACGGGGACGCTCCGAGCGGCTGCGGGGCGCGGTGCGCGGGCTGGGCAGGGCGGCAGCGGCAACCGCAGCAGCGGCACCGGCGGCAGCAGCGGCAGCCTCCGGCACCTGCGGGGCTGTCTCCGGGACGGTGTCAGACTCAGGCTCCAGGGCAGGCTTGGGCTCTGGAGCAGGCTCGGACTCGGGGGCGTACGGAAGCTCCGGGGCGGTTTCTGGGGCCGAGTCCGGCTGCAGATCCGTGGTCCGTGCCGCTTCCTCCTGCGTCTCTGCTAGCGCCTCGGACTCCAGGGCAGGCTCCGACTCTGGCACGGTTCCAGCCGCCTCCTCGGGCGCAGTGACGGGCTCCGGCTCAGCCTCCCCCGCAGGTCCCTCCTCCGGCTCATCGAGTTCCGGGTCAGTCTCCACTGCGGGCTCAGGCGCCAGCTCGAAGGCAGCAGCCTCCACATCTGGCTCACCCGACACAACCTCAAGCTTGGAGCCACCGGACTCCGCCTCTGCCTTATCGAACGCCACCTCAGGCTCTAGCGCGGGCTCCTCCTCAGATGCAATGGCCTGCTCAGACTCCGCCTCCACCACAGGGTCAGGCGCCAGCTCGAAGGCAGCAGCCTCCCGCTCTGCCAGCGACTCGGACTCAGGTACAGGCTCCGCCTCCGGTGCGGTCTCCTCCGCCTCCTCAGGCTCAGCGACTGGCTCCGGTGCAGGCTGCGGCTCACCGGGCTCCGACCCGACCTCCAGCTCCGGCTCGGGTGCCAGCTCGAAGGCAGCAGCCTCCGCATCCGGCTCACCAGGCTCAGGCCCAGAGCCACCGCTCCCCGCCTCTGCCTCTGCCTCTGCCTCTGCCTGTGCCTCATCGGACAGCATCCCAGCCTCAGTCTCCAGCGCCTGCTCGTCGTCCTCCGGCGCAGCCACGCCATTCTCCCGCGCAGGTGCGCCGGACTCCGGCTCCGGCGGCAGAGCCAGCACATAGCCGTACTCAGTAGGGCTCAAGTTAGCCAGATCAGGCACCTGGCGCTCACTGCCCGCCTCGCCCGCAGCCTCCTGCACGAGAACGCCGTATGAAGTGCCGCTCAGCTGCTCCGCTGGTGGCAAGGACGGCTCGTCAGCCTCCGCCTGCACGGCGCTGTCCGGGCTGCCAGCGGGACTCCCAAAGCCGGAGGCCACCGGCTCCACACCCTGATCCGAGACCTCATCGGGCTCGTCAGCCGTGGCCGCACCCACCTGGCAGGCCCAGTCCGGGGAGTACCCCACAGGCGCCGGGCTGGCCCCAGGAGCAGGAGCAGCATGCCACCCGCCCGTGCACCAGGAAGGAGCCTCTCCCCCCTGCTGCTCGGTCTCCGCCTGGTAGGCCAGCACCTCCGGCGGCACCACCACAAGCACCGGAATGGTGTCCCCGCGGGCTGACTGGGCCTCGATCTGCTCCGGATCAAGCCCCTCCACCCCGAAAACGCTCTCCACGGGCGCGGCCTGCGCCCTCTCCCCCTCCGGGACCGCCAAGGCTGGGGAGGACGCAGAAGGCGCCGTGTCCTCCGACCCCTCCGCAGGGGACTGGTCGTCCCGGCCAGTAGCGAAGGCGTCCACGGCGTCCGGCCCCGGCTCATCCAAGCCCGCTGTCAGCTCGGAGGACAGCTCCGGCTCTGCCGCCTCCTCCGGACCTGCGGCTACTACCGGCTGAGACGCAACCACGTCTGCGCTCTCCGGCTTCACGACATCCACGGCCGCCCACTCAGCCGGGTCCGCAGTCTCCGGGGCAGACTCCGCCGTCTCCGCAGAGTCATCCGGGTCCTCCAGCCCCGGCAGCCTGGTGCAACCGTCTAGGGTACGGTCCTCCGGGCGCTCCGCCGCGGCCGGGCGCAGCGGCGCCCACACCAGGGCAGGCATCTCCTGGGTCGGATCATCGATCATCTCAGGGCTCCCGCTCCTGTCAGGCGACCAGGGGCGGGCAGGGACGGCGTCAGGCAGGGACCAGGAAGGCATGGGTAAAGCCTACGTGTCTCGAACCACTAAGAGGAGCAACCTGCACCGGTCAGATACCAACCTTCTTGTGCGAGCATGTGCGGGTGCCCTCCTCCTGCCACGCACCAGCCACCGACAGCGACGCCGCCCAGACACCGCCGTCTGCCGCTCCCAGCCTGTTCCCGCCGTTACAGATCGGGCCCCTGAGCATCGCCACGCCCGTGGAGCTGGCCCCTATGGCCGGGGTCACCAACGCCTCCTTCCGGCGCCTGTGCCGTCTCTACGGGGAGTCCTCCCTGCCAGAGGGGCTCCGCCCGGATAGCCCCGGCCCCATACTCACCACCACGGGCCTGAGCGCCCCGGCAGGACTGTACGTGACCGAGATGGTCACCACCCGGGCCCTGGTGGAAGGCAACGAGAAGACCCTGGGCATGGTGCGTACCGACCCGGCCGAGCGGATCCGCTCCATCCAGCTCTACGGGGTGGACCCCAGCATCGCCGCCAAGGCTGTGCGGATCCTCGTGGAGCAGGACCTGGCGGACCACATCGACCTGAACTTCGGCTGCCCGGCCCCCAAGGTCACCCGCAAGGGCGGTGGCGCCGCCCTGCCTTGGAAGCGCGATCTCATGGCAGCGATCCTGCGCGAGACCGTACGGGCCGCCGAGGCCGCGGCCACCGCCGTCGGCCGCCCCTTCCCCGTGCCCGTGACGGTAAAGACCCGCCTAGGCGTGGACGAGGAGCACCTGACCTACCTGGACGTGGCCCGGGCCGCGCAGAACGCGGGCGTGGCCGCGATCGCCCTGCACGGGCGCACCGCCCGCCAGCACTACGCCGGGCAGGCCGACTGGGAGGCCATCGCCCGGCTCAAGGAGAGCACACGCCTGCCCGTGCTCGGCAACGGTGACATCTGGACCGGCGACGACGCCCTGCGCATGATGCGTCAGACCGGTGCTGACGGCGTCGTGGTCGGCCGCGGCTGCCAAGGACGCCCCTGGCTCTTCGCGGACATCGTCTCCGCCTTCCACGGCAGCAGCGCCCGCACCCACCCCGACCTGGACCAGGTGATCGCCGTCATCAAGGAGCACGCACGCCTGCTGTCCGCCGAGATGGGCGAGGACCGGGGCGTGCGCGACCTGCGTAAGCACGTGGGCTGGTACCTGAAGGGCTACCCGGTGGGCGGGCGCTCGCGCGACGAGCTGATGCACGTCAGCTCCCTGGCGGGTCTGGACGAGGCCCTGGCCGCCGTGCGGGCCCGCCTGCCGCAGCAGGTCCCCTACCCCGGTGAGCGGGTGGAGGGTCCCCGGGGACGGGCAGGCACCCCCAAGCGCCCGCACCTGCCGGAGGGCTGGCTCGACTCCCCCACTCTCAGTGAGGCACAGCGGCTGCTGCTGCTGGACGCCGAGTCCGACGTCTCCGGCGGCTGAGCGCACCCGGCAGCTCCGGCAGGCTCAGCCCGGTCGGGAGCCGCCCCGGCCGGGCTCTGTCTTAGGCAGAACTCCGGCAGGCTCCCCCGCGAACAGGAACCGTCGCAGGCCGACTCCGACTCCAGCAGGCTCCCTCACGGTCGGGAGCCGTCTCAGGCAGGCTCCGCCTCAGGCAAGGCCTCGCCCGCCTGCGCCTCCCAGTCCTGGCCGTCCTCCTCCAGCACCGGAGTGGTGCGGCACAGGAGGGCCGCGATCAGCGTCGTCGCCGGGATAGCCAGTACCAGGCCGATGGAGGACACCAAGGTACGCACCACCTCCTCAGCGATCTCCCCCGACAGCACCGTATCCACCACCGACCGGTCCATCAGGGAGGCCGCCAGGATCAGGGGCAGGGCGGTGCCCGCGTAGGCGAAGGCCATGGTGTAGACCGTGGAGGCGATATGGTCCCGGCCGATCCGCATACCACCCGTGAACAGGCGCCCCCAGCCCAGGGCCGGGTTGGCGGCGTGCAGCTCCCACACCGCGGAGGCCTGGGTGATGGTGACGTCGTTGAGCACCCCCAGGCCCGCCACCACCATGCCGCAGGTCAGCAGCGCCCGCAGGTCCAGGCCCTCCACCAGGCTGCGCAGCGCCAGCCCGGCCTCCTCATTGGCGCCCGTGAGGTGTGCCGCCTCCACACCCCACAGGGACAGCAGCACCGTGACGCCAACCCCCGCCAGGGTGCCCAGCAGCGCCGTAGTGGTGCGCACCGAGACGCCGTGGGCCACGTACACCGCCAGCAGCATCATGGCGCTGGCCCCCACCAGGGTCACCGCCAGCGGTGAGCGGTCCGCCAGCAGCGCCGGGATCATGAACACCACGAGCACCCCGGTGGAAAGCACCAGACCCAGCACGGAAGCCACCCCCTTCCTGCCGGCGACGGCGACCACCAGCAGCAGGTAGACCAGGCTCAGGGCCAGTACCGGCAGCTGCCGGGCGTAGTCGATAAAGACGTAGGGGGTGCCGGAGGCGACGGCGGCCGGCGAGTAGGCGACCCGCAGCCCCACCCCCACCTGCGCGCTGTCCCGGGACTCAGCGGGCACGTGCACCGGCATCACCAGGCCCTGCCCCTCCCCGGAGGTGATGCGGGCGCAGACGGCGTCCGTAAGCAGCGCCTCGTTGACCACCGCACCCAGCTGTGCCGCCGCGTCCTTGCAAGGGCCTACGTCTGTGGAGGTCACGGTGGCGGTGGCGGTGGAGGAGTCCGCCGCGAGGAAGGGCTGGGAGCCGATCAGGGAGCTGCGCCCCGGCCACAGCACCACCAGGCCGATCAAGGTGGCAGCCACCAGCGGTACCACGATGGCGGCCAGCAGCGCCCGCACCCGGCGGCGCTCGGACTCGCCCAGGTCCAGGGGGCCGGAGTGGGCGTGGGCATGAGCGTGAGAGTGGGAGTGCCGCCTGCGCGCTGTGTGCTCTTGCCCCGTGTGCTCTGTGAGCGCGGCGCGCCCCGGCTGCTCTGCACGCCCTGCGCTCCCTGTGTGTTCCGGCTGCTGCTCAGGGGCCGCGGCAGGCTCGGAGGCACGCCGGTGACGGCGGGCGGGACGGGCGTCGTCGTGCTGGGGCTCCGGTTCCAGGTCAGTGCTCACGCCTTCATGATGCACAGGTGCCCCGCTGCCTTTCGACGGCGGGGCACCTGGTGTCGCCCAGTTGCGCAGTCAGCGGACCGAACTCGTGGTCCATATGTCCCGGTCTCGCGGTACCGATGTCCCGGTCTCGCGAGACCGGGACATATGGCTCACGAGACCGGTAAGGACCGGCAAAGGCGGTCAGGACAGGGACGCGGCCGGGCCCGGGAGACGGGAGGCTCAGCAGCCCACCAGGCGCTCGGCCAGGTAGCGCTCCACGCCCTCCAGCGGGATGCGCTCCTGGGCCATGGTGTCGCGCTCACGCACCGTGACCGCACCGTCCTGCGGCGACTCGAAGTCGTAGGTGATGCACAGGGGCGTGCCGATCTCGTCCTGACGGCGGTAGCGGCGGCCCACCGCGCCGGCGTCGTCGTAGTCCACGTTCCAGCTGCGGCGCAGACGGGCGGCCAGCTCCTTGGCGGGGCCGGTCAGCTCCTCCTTGCGGCTCAGCGGCAGGACGGCGGCCTTGACCGGGGCCAGGCGCGGGTCCAGCCTGAGCAGCACGCGGGTGTCGGTGCCGCCCTTGGTGTTGGGGGCCTCATCCTCGGTGTAGGCCTCCACCAGGAAGGCCATCAGGGAGCGGGTCAGGCCCGCCGAGGGCTCGATCACGTAAGGCACCCAGCGCTCGTTCCTGGTCTGGTCGAAGAACGACAGGTCCTTGCCGGAGTGCTGGGCGTGGGTGGACAGGTCAAAGTCGGTGCGGTTGGCGATTCCCTCCAGC
It encodes:
- a CDS encoding OmpA family protein; this encodes MRTTLTALSAAAALGASSLALSACSASTPFSQPAPSAPASQPAAKASATAAGPAQGTGATSAGTANAPGPTVPGYAYGQIPPVPLFTVPDLGTLTADRGAFPTSLTSPLTSVPGVTVGPARCDSAGVITTGSSTTVLGGDGSGTYQDSSRTIVNYGDGAGTYTDGAATVVSYGDGSGSYTSPTVSAVLYGDGSGNYTDQTRSVVVYGGGAGTYSNSQTTETITVYGGGSGTYTSGAGVSITNYGDGSGTYTAPGITIVNYGDGTGTVNGVSGVQMDPLAAVGDIGSLPKMAAFSPVESCGTVISLDSSLLFDFDSYQLRPEAQEVLRNLTTVLNEAQAPQAQVVGHTDSLADDAYNQTLSEQRAQAVASQLQANGATTSLTVTGYGETRPVAPNTNADGSDNPAGRQLNRRVEILVPSF
- the serB gene encoding phosphoserine phosphatase SerB; translated protein: MATESLGAAPATPRTTGALTSGPLTTQGPGLLVMDIDSTLIEQEVIELIAEHAGTRDLVAEVTERAMRGELDFASSLRERVATLRGLPVQVLEEVRAQVVPTTGAPELIAALHQRGCLVGVVSGGFEEVAVPLAQDLGIDHVAANRLEVQDGHLTGRVLGRVVDGTEKLRCLRAWAAQRQVPMARTVAVGDGANDLAMIAAAGLGVAFCAKPVVREQAPASVNVRDLRAVLELF
- a CDS encoding SixA phosphatase family protein encodes the protein MRHSKASHDAPSDIDRPLTKRGREMAEALAQELAHRVGSLDLLLVSPAARASQTAAPLAAHLAPEETRVEPAIYETGPGGVLDLINTVPETASAVAVVGHEPTISSLARLLHDADDAQAAEISFGVPTATAVVIEVSSTWAQLQIGSARIREVFTTRR
- the glgC gene encoding glucose-1-phosphate adenylyltransferase, with protein sequence MASPRVLAIILAGGEGKRLMPLTVDRAKPAVPFGGIYRLIDFSLSNMINSGFLKVVVLTQYKSHSLDRHISKTWRMSDMLGNYIAPVPAQQRVGKHWFLGSADAIFQSLNLLDDERPDYVVITGADNIYRMDFSQMLEHHIASGLPLTVAGIRQPRSLADQFGIIETDPGDPGRIKAFVEKPKETPGLPDSPDEVLASMGNYIMNADALLEAVTVDASIEESKHDMGGNIVPWFVSQQAAGVYDFKDNDIPGASDRDRDYWRDVGTVDAFYEAHLDLISVNPVFNLYNSSWPLFAGYTNSMPPAKFVYGYHERLGHAIDSIVSPGVIVSGGEVISSVLSPQVRVNSWSSVRESVLMDGVMVGRNTVVNRAILDKYVRVEEGAMVGIDHEHDRARGFTVTESGITVVAKGQVVTS
- a CDS encoding SDR family oxidoreductase; this encodes MSPQDPAPQPAAAAGTQSGTAPVYLVTGVLRPSSVATAVARLAQRGGDRVLLTAPPATARLTTAQARRLGVTEPVLSWDAADPGSGDQLREQLQARGVTRLDGVLHAVAHADASLLGSLLPGAQPLETATRARLLEQAFTVSAASLVALAEGLRSLLGPGGSLVALTFDTGHVHQGYGWMGPLKAALESAVRGLAVELGPSGVQVNAVSLGPLSTPAAQAIPGFPQLAEDWAGRAPQGWDPADPAAAARTVLALLSGALPGVTGQVLPCDGGGTLSLG
- a CDS encoding sensor histidine kinase, encoding MSAPAPPRGQRLPAPSRHAVLSGAGTLVLVGLAALALYQGASGLELTLRSSLWQVVLVAGGLAWSAGAGLYALHLRALRSQARLREELHQQARDHHRQFLRRLDHELKNPLTAVRAAAADAASNAPGAIATNLEVIESQSRRMSRLLTDLRKLADLETAPLSVEDVDLAETVTDAVEAVTQEAQAHGGRAHVRLDLPQVPWPLPHVRGDGDLLYSAIYNLVSNAVKYTPPGGVVEVRGREDQGLVTIEVADTGIGVPPAEIETVFRELGRASNACGLPGSGLGLALARTIAERHCGLLGMSSRETVGTRVWLTLPVSGPRTSADDVA